GGCAATGGTGAAGAAACAGAGGAGAAGGAGAGGTcaggattagggttagggttgggAAGCGGAGAAGAGGGAAAAAGCGGCAGTCGAAGACGCTCATCACGAGAAAGAgcaagagcaaaaataattaaaaagaaagaaacaaaacaaagcagcaaaaaaaaaaaagaaaaagaaaaagaaagcaaaGTTTAAAAAGAAAATGAGTGAAGCGAGGCGGAACAATAATAATAGTAACAATAAAGAAACAGATCGAAAACATCTCACGCTCCCGCTCCGCGGAAATATCGCGAGCTTCATAATTCAAGCTGGTGGGTCCCGCTTCGCTTGGGTGCACCGCTGGTGGAGTTTGGAAGAACTTTGGGTGGCCAGTGGGAGACCGAATTTTACTCATAAATTACGTTTGAATACCACCATTCATGATGGCATCACCACTCCGCGAGACAAGAAATGGAATGAGTACTTTCTTGCTATAAACATGAGCCAAATGGCGCCAATAGGACCCTGCCATCGTCCCCTTCGCTATCGAATGAACATTCTGTCTTTGGAATCGGTATTATAAATGTTGTCACACCAATGATTTATTTAATCCATAAAATAGTAGAGGTTACGGGGCTAGGTGCAGGTGTGAGCAAAaatcggattcaaattggatCGATAAAAtcgaattaaattataaatttaatttaattttaaattttatttaattttatttaattaattattaatatataaaaataattaaattgatataaatttataaataaataaaattatttttaaatcgaatcaaattgattttaataaaaCGATGACATTTTGATTAAGATATTATCcacattaaaatattaatatattaaaaaattattttaaatttatgatattatttatcaatttaattttatattaattaattttaaattttaaataatttatttattaaattatttatttttattataatgtattaaagatttttatctttatctttaaTGATCATATttgttcaaaaattttattttatgaaatgataatatctaatattaattaaaattattttatttaataaatttttttgataatatttttatatgaaaaagAAATAGATCTTCGTGCATCACAAGATATATACACACACCCACGATTACGAGTGGGTCAAATCAATtcgtttaaattatattaatttagtttgattttaattttttattgatttgatttaatttttaaaatattaaattatttaaaatttattccattaaaatttaaatattaaattgatttaaatcatgcTCACCCCAAGTAGGTGGACCAGAGGGCTGTTCAACGGTAAATAATTCGGTCTCCACGCAATCAAAGGCCACGATGGCATCTGACTACCTTGGACTTGGACGTAGCCTCTCCTGCTCCGGTGGAAAATGAGGAATGACGTGTCCATCCGTATTGGATGATCGCAGAGCCAGTTGGAATTAAATTTGATCTACTACCTACACTTAAACATCATATCAGTATACTATTGCCAGCCATGTATAATTTGTCTCGATGTAGGATTTGTTGTCGGCAAGAACCAGAATTTTGTTACCACTTGCCTTTCCTAACGAGTGATGGTTGATTATAGAGTTTCTTTTATTGCTGGTGCCTTTTGTGgtaaattttggacataaaattTATGCTGGATCCAACGTCATTGGCAAAAAAGGTTAAAATTGTCCTACTGTCATTTTTAACTGGGCAATGCGCAGTTCAATTAGTGGTAGGTCCTACATGTAAAATAATTCTTGTTCGGACGAAAGAGAGAAATTTGAGATGTAGAAGAAACGCATATTATACAAGTTCAGACATATCTCACATGCGCTCTATCTGCACCATCTCTTTCGAGTAATATAACTCCAAACTGCATGACTGAATCCAGTTTAGATAATTTTTGGTTCTGGATGATAAATTCCCACATATATCCTTCCGGATTCTACTCACCACCGTACCACTTGCCATCGAATAGTTGGTTCGGACTTTCAACACGAATCCCAAGAAGCATTAGGTGATTCAAACCATGAGAGATTCAAACACATATGGATGGCTCAGTCCGGGCACTCCCCCGTTTGAAGAGTAATCTATCAATTTTTCTCTCCCTCGGTTTATCTAATTCACCTTCTATCACCTTCCAAGTTCTAATTTTGTGGTTTGAATCCTTAGGGGCATTCAGCACTTTACTTTTCGTCGTACTACCTAAAAAGGCTCAGCTGCCTAGCACTAATTCCACGCAAGAGAGAGAGGCTTTATTTATCAAGAATCCGGTTGCAATGATTAAATATGCTGATGGATACTTTGCTAATAGAGGTGAGAAAGATTAGGAGACAGATTTAAAATACAACCAAATATAACACATGACTTGGTCTCCAAATTATGCCTCATTTGAAAACGATAGTTCAGCGCAATCTTGATGATTGCACTACTTAACAGAGAACGCATAGCTTGTCTCATTTAGAACAAATAAAAAGGGCATCTGGGGAGCTTCTATCTGTCTCTCTCGCCTGGATAAACTGTCTTTGAGTTGGTCACAAAGAAAGGTGAGGAGAGAGGGGATCATACTCAtttactcttttttttctttttctttttttttttatttttttaatcaatcatTCAATGAATTTAATTTCTCTTGTTTGAGATGTAAAATAGATCTGAGAACCACCAAGCGGTCTAAAAGCCATAATCAATTTCAAAGAGAAAGCTTAACAACGTCCAAATATTATTCTTTTGATATTTCACCATcgatgaaataattgattgaaaattTGCCCACCTTACCACAATCTGGGATTCCAAATCAGGCAATTACTGAATACCCAAAAAAAGAGATGAGGCAACTAGTACTTAGGGACCATCCTTTAACGCACTGAGCCGCCAGCATCACATTAATCAACCAATGAAGGTATCCATTTCAAGATCTACCATTACTTTCAGAACGGGTAAAACACGAGTAAAAAACAACATAGCTCTTCTGCTTCCAGCTCTCCCCTTCTCAACCTTGAAGAACTTCAAATTGATCGTTACAACATTTGAGAATGGTAACATCAGCTTAACTTTTTAACCCctagtttattattattatttttttttttttaaaaagcctGGTTAAGCGAGAACCAGCTTACGAGGCACTGGGTAAAGTGCTGGACGGCTAGGCCTCGGTCAGTGCGTAAGGCGTAGCAGCAAAAGCTTGGTTGTCCCTCGAGACTGGACGGCTAGGCCGTGTTCCCTTTTTTACCCCCTATGGCTGACCGACTCTCTTTGCTGATTGACCGTTAGGGCTCCGAGTTAACAACCTCCTTCAACCATTGTGCTTATTTCCGCAGTCCGCAGATGTGAATGTATCCAATTATCGTGACTCGTTACCCAAGCCGTGGGGAGCGGTGGAGGAAACAAGGGTCCCCGCCCCCCGACTATAAAATTTGTGACTTTAAGGTAGTGGAAATAAAAGTTATTGATTTTTTATCTGTATCTTCTGCGGAAACTGTTTGCGCCTTCAAGGTTATTCTAATCCGGGAAATCTGGGCCTTACTAGAATGTCCCCTAGTTACCGGTCAATCAATGTTAAAATAATGATTAGAGCAAAATAGAAGTTCTGAAGGTGCCTAAAAGGAATAGGTTCAATCATTTGATGGTTAGTTATCTTAAATCATTGGCCATTCTAGTAACTTTGCAGGAGGGTTTGTCTCCTATGTGGAGTTTATAGCTAGCGATAGGCACAGGGGCACGGCTGTGGTGGAGTCTCCAAACTGCAAAAGCTTTGAACCACTTTCTTatcacaaaaaaaagaaaaaggggcttTGAACCGCTTCTTTTAAATCCAATCGCTTTTACATTTTAAAATGTACAAtaataatttgatataaaaattagaaagattttACTTATTTCTTCCAACTCAAATCCCTCACAAATATTTAGTCGGTTCTGTATTTTCATGTATCACCAAAGTAATTTGCTTGAGAGTTCAGCCAAGTTTAACATCAATAGAGAGTGGGTTGAGCTCAACTCTTCCTTGAATCTGATACACCAAGCAGCATCGAGACATGCTATCGCACAAGGACAGGAGTTAAGGAATCTTGCCATCCGATGATTGGATTGCCAAGGGATGAAATGGGATGACTAATTTGATTAAAAGTCATATAGGGCTGGACAGATCTCAATGCCATGGGGTGGATCGGATAGCCAGTGCATCAGATGGATCTGACGCATATGAGTTCAATATCATAGAGTTTAACTGCTGCTCTGTTTTGCTCTTATTCGTATCTCCTTGCGGTGATACTGATCACTCCAACAATGTAaccaaaagaaacaaaagaactgTCCAGCACCCACAGCGAGTTGCCAATCTTGCTGATGATGCGCCCAAACACGCAGGGCAAATCACCAAATAAGCCAACCCCAACTCGGGTTTAAATATTTCTCAGCTCCTAACAGCCGCAAAAACACGACTCCAGCCAGCATGCTACCATATTACTTCAAGCATCAGACGTTTCCACGTATGCTGTAAAGTGCTCTATTAGAAGAGGCATAATAACAAACTCAGAAATAGTACTAAAAATAATCATCACATCTGAACTCTCATACCTTAATCACTATAAACTCTTCCTTCATATAATAAATATCCAATTCGTACATTAACATGTGTAACCTTTGGCTTGAGTGAGAAAGATGCTGTTTGCTTGGAAACCAAAACCgttatacataaaataaaaattggcAGCAATTGAACATTTGCTTTATCATGGGTGATACCAAACCACAAGCATATATAAAGAACTACATCTGTCTGTTTAGTATTCACTTCTACGCATATGCAGCTCTACTTACCAGAGTTCTGCCGAACATTGCTCTGAATTCATACTAGTTCAGTTCTCAGGTCAGGCTTTCTCTAACATATCCATCCTTTTTCATTCCAGGTCCACCACAAATGCCAATAAGCATGCAGAAAGGAATACATGAATCAAAATTTCTGATTGACAGGGAATGATAAAGAAGTCCAAATAAAACCAGCAAACCATCTCTCATGACAAGTAGTTACCAGGCAGATATTGGTGATTTAAGAGGTAAAACTAAGTATTTACCCACTATAACTGCCTCACAAAGAGGTTGACTGGTCATCCATGACAAGGCCTTATAATTTTTCCGGACCTTGGATCAACCTGGTCTCAGAATCGGATCCATGTTATGGACAAGTCTAGAGGCAGAGATTTCAAGTACAGGTCAGAACTGGGTATGCTCAATGCACCTTAGGCACTATGATCATTGGTTTCCATAACAATAAAATGTATGGAGAATATATGTAATGGACAAGTGCATAAAATGTCTTTTTCTATGCACATGTCCAGCAAATTTAGTAGAAATGGAACACCCGGTAATGTCACATCTAGTCTCTCAACCCATATAACTGGGACAAGGGTAGTTGATTATTGCTTGATGCAGGATCATGAGGCTCTATCATCTAGTGAGGCACTGATTTCCAGGTCCATATCAAACAATACTACTACAAGGAAAATAATAGTAATTGACATCGGTGACAGAAAAGTACAGATGGTGGTGCCTCCACAAGATTGTTAAGATAACAAATGTGGTCCCCTGCATGCAAAatggaggaaaaaaaagagagagaaggatgaAGGTCCCTTATGAATCAGTGCCATTTCATAAGAGCAATGATTGAAAAGATGTGCAAGAATGCTCCTACATCACTTATCCTACCTGTATATTTAGGATCTGTTGTGTCTGTTGAAGCTAACTACTGCCAATGAAGTGATTTCTTCAGTTTTAAGTTCCAAGCTCCTCTGAATTGGGatgcattcacatcttctcttatGCACACTTCAGACGATTGAATTCTTGCAGTCCAACTGCCCTTGGCAATGTCTACAAAATCAttccagaaagaaaaacaaatcaTAGCTCTTATGTCTTGTTGTTCAGTTCAGTGGACCTTCATGTGACACTTCAGGGTGTTCACTTCATGATGTAGTGGATTGAGACTATCTTTAGTCATGGAAATCATTATTATTATCATCTTCTCCCTCATTTTTTATTGTCATGTTATTAGCCTCCAAGGGGAATTAACCTGCTTGTAGAGATCAACCAAAAAGATCAAGGATTCAGCTCAAAAAGTTTTCATATAAACCTCATTTCCCCATTGTGTGAAGGATATAATTTGTAATGGGCCATGAGGAAAAAACAAGAAGGGAAAAGGATGGAGGCAGATAACAAGAATTAATGATCAAAAGATATACAAAAAACATCAGTAGTATAAAACCAACTAACCTCCACAAATATATGTTTTAGTAGATAAAGGAACAACAAACAAGGAAAGGATAATTTAGAGTTTGCTTTCCTACTAAACGTTGCATCAATTCTTACATACTAAGGCGGGATCAAAATAAAGAAAGTAGGTTAGATTacactagagagagagagagagagaagagggagaaaggaaagTAGGTTGTGGTTGAAAGTGTATATGGTTATCTGTGGTTTCTGGTAAagcctattaaatattaataacaTATTCTAGAAGGCAAaacatgatcatatttttttaacagaTTCTTAgtcccaaaaagaagaaataatacTACTGTAATTTCAATGTCCAATAAGAGTGGAAAAATTaaggaaaagagaaaaggaaaaacaaGGATGGCCACACAAAATCCACTCCAACAAGCAATGGCAGCAATAGCGATCCAACTGTTAATTCATCAAATTGCCAGTAAAATTCTCACAAAGCTAATCTACAAATACATTAATGAAACAGTTCTGCAACATAATCCTAATGACATTAAAACACTTCTAAACCAGTAGATTTGTTTGGTTCAGGCATAAGTAAAAGTGGAATAGGAATAGTTATTCCCTTTGGAATAGCTGCCCCACAAGTTGTTACACCTTTGTTTGGCTACAGTTTCTTAAAAAACTTCAAGCTGAGTTTGTTTTTATCCATTAAAGAAAATTGAGATTGGAATAATAGTTTACATCATGAAGGGAGAGGTAGCCCAacctttatttatattttatacctagtgctggTAGTTATTATACAGTATTGAGGACGAAAAGCTCTTCACTGTGAAAATTTACAATATCTCGGGTCATGAATCTTCGAAACTATTCGACCaaatgcaaatttttttttgaaggtaaGCATCTACATTGTCTTCACAATAGATGAGAGCCTCTCAATTTAAAGACTAAATTTTACAAAAATTGAGTTACATGGTTTGTTCTTTGTTTAACAGCAAACCAAAATAATGGCAGATGCATGTACTTGAACTTTTCACAGATTCATTATAATGTACTTGCTATTTCAAGAATAAGTTAAAAAGAATTTTTTCCCCTTCTTGTTCAATTTTTGTTCACAAAGAAATCCCACATGTAACCATAAAAATCAGAGACTATGATGCTATCAAAACAGTTACATCTAATGCATAACATTACATGCCTGAGCAAGTTGAAGAACCTATCCCACAACAAATGGCATAGACCTGACCTCGAACGGCACCAAAGTAGGGTGAACGGAAAGCCAATCCTTCTCATGAACTGGATATTCGAGCTTGGAGGCTCAGCTGGTCTTTGACATCGAGAGGGGTTGCCGTCTGGTTCCTGATCCGCTTGATCTTGGGGCTCGACAAGCCCCTGTGACCAAACCCATAAAGCCGGAGGACCTGGTTGtcggcaaagttgaaggccctcTCCATGCTACCGAGGCACTTCTCCACCGGATAATCGCCGTAGCTGCCGCAGGGCTTGCACCCGACAAAGTGCGTCACGAAGGGCCACCTCTCGTCCCCGAGCCCCGGGTGGTACTTGTCAATCATCTCCTCGTAGCGGTCCACCAGCCCAGTCCAAAAGCCATGGAGGAAGTAGGAATTCTCAATGTAGACCTTGTCGCCCCACCGATCCTGCTGCGACAAGAGGAGGTAGATCAAGGCGGACTGGTCGTCGGCCTCGAATGCCGGCCGGCCTTTGAGGTTGGCAGTGAGGATCCGGCCGGCCTCCTCCCGAATTGGCCCCTTGGGGCCCATCGGAGCCCAGGCGTCGAGGAGATCCAGCGACCACTGGCAATTGCGGAGGAGGAAGCTGCCGGTGTTGAGGGCGATCCAGGAATGCTGGGCGAAGAGGAGATCCGGATAGCCATGTATGACGAGATTGTGGGCGTCGTAGCGGGATAGCGGGATCTCGAAGGCCATGTCGGTGAAGAAGGCGTCGCTGTCCATCCACCAGATCCACTCCACCTCCGGGTGGGAGAGCATTAGGCGGCGGATCAGCGGGAGCTTGGCCCAGTACCCGGCGAGCTCCCGATCCAAGTGGGCCATGTTGTAGACAATCTCGATCCCGTGGAGGCGGCAGTAGTCGATCTTGTTCTTGGTGGATTTGAGGAGGTAGTGGTCGCCGATGGGATTGTCGCAAGGGTTGGGCGGCGATCCGGTGACGAGGAGGATCCGGGGCTTGCCTCCGGCGACCTGGGACGGGAACCCGGGGTTCTCAGTCAGCCACCGGCGTCGCTGCTCGTTCCAGTCGGAGATCTTGGGGCCGAGGGTGTAGTTCTTGGCCGCCGCCGCGGCGGTGGTGGAATTGTCGGCGACGAGAGATGTGGAGTTGGAGGCGGAGTCGACGGATGGGGTCTCGTCGTCGTCGGGGTCGGAGTCCGAGCGGATCTCGTGGAGAATGCGGTCGATATCCTCGATGACCTTCTGATCGGAGTCAGAGTTGGCGCCGCGGCCGCCGAGGTTGCCGAAGCCGATTGTGCCGCGGAGGACGAGGATGGTGATGAAGCCGCAGAGGACGGTGATCTTGAGGTTGTTGAAGCTCTTCTGGATCTTCCGCCGGCGAGATCCGCCACCAGATCGGGCGGTTGGGAGGCTGCCACGGTCCCTCGTCTGACCCATTCGACGTCGCTCCCCTTGcttcccttctccttcttctctccttcgctTCGAATCCCTCTGGTGACGATATTCGCGGGAGGGACGTCAGCTCGACTCCAGTCGTCAGCCGCCCTCGGCTACAGAAGGAAGAGGGGCATGGAGATCAATGGGAGCAAACTGGCGGATTCGCGTAGATATGCGGTAAGAAAGCGGATCTTGTCTGATTCATGCTGTACGATTGTCGAACCGCATCGGCATCCGGCCATCTTCAGACGCATCGATTGGGCGAAGTTGGCCCGTTTCCGGGCTTCTTTGCCAAACCTTTGCATTGGCGCTGAATCCAGGGCAAGTCAGAAAGGTCCTTCCATGACTCAACTGGGTGCATGCGTACTCGTTGCAAAGGACAATGAACTTCCAAGGTATGTCAATCAATCCCCGTGGTGGAGAACTTTAAGCTGCTGCATTTCTATTTATTGAAAAAGAAAATCTTACATTATTCACATTTGTATTGCCTAATTTCATTTTAATAGTTTCTAagtaatcaaaattgatcaataattATTCAATTATTCATGCTCTCTACAATTAATCGAGTGTCAATCTACAAATTTCCAGTATATCCACAAATTTTTATGGTGACTATACTAATTATTGCTGATCAAGTTTGTATTACtgttgatttttttcttcatctttcataTTTGtgcaattaaaaatataaataaataaataattatttttttttttttattttaaccttGTTATAAGCCAAAATATGCCTCCGTCGTGGGTACGAGTAGGAGAACCTTCAACGGTTAGTGTGTGTTCGATGCAGCAATTGTTCGTATCATGACGTGAGAGCTTAAAAGCAGTTTGGAGTTGTttgattttgagaaaaaaaaaattaaatattttttttaaaaaaattaaaaatatcatatctaaaaaaaaattttattatgtctAATTGATGGTGAAAAagtcatttatttcaaaatatcttATATTTAATTGAGTATgtctactaaaaaaattatataaaatatctattatatcattaatataagaaaaaaatttacccTATCCTACACATTACTATTGTTTATGTTACTGCTAAAATCTGACCTGACTATAATAGCTTGGAGGATGCAAGTTGATCCGTTAAGAGATCCTGATCTGtgcacaaaaagaagaaaaaaagcttACTGTATTGTCTCCGATCGGATTCTCCAATAATTAAATTAGGCTACGGCTTGGGAACAATAGCAAAAAAGAGAATATAATAGAAAACTATAATAAGAAGTATTAATCTGTTTTAGCCGGCTTTTTCAGGTTGAACTTTTCATCTTGATCTTCAGAAACTAGGCTTCAAGAGCTTGGCCTTTGAAAGGTCGGCTTCGGGAGCTCAACCTTGGGAAGTTGACATTTGTGAGATCGGCTACAGGAGCTCGGCTTCAAGCTTCATCTCAATCTCGACCTTGGTTTCTATCTCGACCTCGGTCTTGATCTTCACCTTGGCCTCGGTTTTGGTCTTCATCTCGGTCTTAGCTTTACACTCCACCTTGATATCGGTCATGGTAAGGGTTTGGAAGCCTCCATCATGAGAGGGGGGAGTTATGGAGTTTCCCCTTTTGAGAGCATATCCTTTTAGGATCCCTTGGCTCTGTTTATATAAGTATGGAGCAAAAATGCATTATGATTGGAGGTGAAAATCAGGACCGTTGTGGAAGATTTTCGACTACGTACGGATACAGCTGGATAAGCTAGGGACCACCATAACAATATTCCTGCGAAATAAGTTCCGATCGAAGTTGGCTCCGGTGAGGATTCTCCGACAATCAAGTCAAGAATCTGGCACAACAGAGGAGAATGAGAGAGAATTACAGGAGAGCACAAGGGATATTGTGCACACACGGGGCATACCTGAGAGTCTCTttttttatctctatttataaGGGAAGTAGTAATGATGAGCCGTATAGATTTCGTCacatgtgtcattgatagatGAATTTTTGTCTGGCATATTGTCGGTAGGAAAAGAGATGTGACTTGGGTTGAATAGATGGGTGGGTGATGAGTGAGATGGTGGTGATGTGTCCTGACTTGATGTGCTTTAACCAAAAGTCACAAGTGACCCTTCGACTTACCTTCAAGAGATTTGGTTGATGTCCGATGTCCCATCCCTCCTCTGATGCCGAAGTCTGAGGATTACCAGAGGTCTATTAGTTAAAAGAATCAGTTAGAGGGGAACTGGCCATCTCATCCAGGTTCACCAACCCATAGACTGAAGGAGATTGAGTTTGACGGTAGGGGTGCGGGCATCGAAAGGTTCACTACAGAGTTCTACTCGGAGGGTCAGTACAGTAGGAGCCAGCCTTCTTAGAAAAGTAAGTTGTCATAGTAAAGGATTCTTGATCCGATTAGAAGTAagaattgatcaaaaaattttgagaataatGCCACCATCAAGCTTTCTTTGACCTCAAACCTGATGTCCAGGTGATTACTTTAGAGTGGATCGGCTGGCACATGGATCGGTAGGATACCTAAATCGATCATTGAGATAGGGATCAATGCCGCAACTTTATTAATGCTCCTTCAAAAAAAGGAAGAGACTAAGGTCAAAGTTGAAAGGACGAGGGTGCTTCCTCAGTGTCCCATTATGTCGGACGACAAAGAATGTAATTAAATACTTTTGACATTGATCATAAACTTGCTCGATGTGCAGTAGACCGTGAAAGAGATGGTGAGGCGATGTGGCGTATGATCGATGAGCAGAGTGACATGACTGGATGGTGAGACCTATCAGCCTACGAGGAAAAAATCGCCTGACGTCCCTCAACCTGACCCCTTGATGGGGATCGGAATTGGCATAGTGCAGCTGAACCCCTAAACATCGGCTCCGCTCAATGATTAATGAAGGCGGGCTTCGGCATTAAAGGGGATTCCTCCCCCAACAGTTAATATTATCTCAGTTTCTTCTTCTTATAGGTGCTCCTTTGGAATATCCAGTCAGTTGATTCCTAGGCCAGTCATCAAGGAGATTCAAATAGCACTCAAAGTACATCAAAACTTCCTTCATTATTCTATGGTGACCAAGGTGTTACCCCCCAATATatgcctcctactttcgagtctaAAGCTCAAGCGATTCGGAAGATGGGAGTATAACAAATAGTAGAGGATGCGTACTTATTTGGAATCGAGAGGATATTTTTCAAAAAGGGAGGCCGCTGCATTATCTAGTCATTAAAGGTTAGGAGAGAAGGAACCGATCTTCACAAAATTCAAAAAGCAGCGTACTTCATTTTCGGAGTTTTTCATAATGACCCATTTCTCAGTTTGCACTGGCTAATGGAGAGATGCCAGGCACCACAAGCCTATTATTCACCGAAGGTTTTAAATTTTGGATGGCGGTTAATCTTTAAAGGAAAGATTTTTGGCGTATGTGACTTAACATTTTTCTATGAGTATATTATAGTCCCTGTTTGCAGAGATTTCTTTCATTTTCAGTTCCTCAGATCATCGGTTATCCTCACCGGCAACTTCCTCCTTTGTTCTTTTACCTTAGTTGATAGATGGGTTCTCATTTCTTCCCACTACCTTTCCTTCTTTGTTTTTATCCTTTCCTTGATTCTCAATGGCCGGTACTGACGGCTCCGACAGAAGCTGGTCCTCAAGCTGTTCTCCAGCACCTGGTGAAAGCATCGAGGGAGATGGTGTCGGATGTGAAAGCGAGTCAACTTTTGCATCGGATACAATCGAGTCTATGCTAGGTCCGAAAGATTTGGTTCTAATACGGGCTCAATATAGGAGTCCTGCTTCGTTCAAGCTTGAATCCCTGG
Above is a genomic segment from Elaeis guineensis isolate ETL-2024a chromosome 1, EG11, whole genome shotgun sequence containing:
- the LOC105038219 gene encoding probable glycosyltransferase 2, yielding MGQTRDRGSLPTARSGGGSRRRKIQKSFNNLKITVLCGFITILVLRGTIGFGNLGGRGANSDSDQKVIEDIDRILHEIRSDSDPDDDETPSVDSASNSTSLVADNSTTAAAAAKNYTLGPKISDWNEQRRRWLTENPGFPSQVAGGKPRILLVTGSPPNPCDNPIGDHYLLKSTKNKIDYCRLHGIEIVYNMAHLDRELAGYWAKLPLIRRLMLSHPEVEWIWWMDSDAFFTDMAFEIPLSRYDAHNLVIHGYPDLLFAQHSWIALNTGSFLLRNCQWSLDLLDAWAPMGPKGPIREEAGRILTANLKGRPAFEADDQSALIYLLLSQQDRWGDKVYIENSYFLHGFWTGLVDRYEEMIDKYHPGLGDERWPFVTHFVGCKPCGSYGDYPVEKCLGSMERAFNFADNQVLRLYGFGHRGLSSPKIKRIRNQTATPLDVKDQLSLQARISSS